One Euphorbia lathyris chromosome 1, ddEupLath1.1, whole genome shotgun sequence DNA segment encodes these proteins:
- the LOC136213240 gene encoding 14 kDa proline-rich protein DC2.15-like, whose amino-acid sequence MDSKTSSAVLFLFINLAFFTLVNSCNTCVHPKPFPNLNPNPTAKQSCPRDALKLGVCAKILNGTVGTVIGNPPDHPCCSVLQGLVDLEAAICLCTAIRANILGININIPISLSLLINTCGKQLPSDFICA is encoded by the coding sequence ATGGATTCCAAAACTTCATCTGCTGTTCTTTTCCTGTTCATCAACCTTGCATTTTTTACCTTGGTTAATAGTTGCAACACATGTGTTCATCCGAAGCCATTTCCAAATCTAAATCCAAATCCAACAGCCAAGCAAAGTTGCCCAAGAGATGCACTGAAACTGGGAGTATGTGCTAAGATACTAAATGGTACAGTTGGTACAGTCATCGGAAACCCGCCGGACCACCCTTGTTGCTCTGTTCTTCAAGGCCTTGTTGATCTTGAAGCTGCTATTTGCCTTTGTACTGCTATTAGAGCTAATATTCTTGGCATTAATATTAACATTCCTATCTCATTGAGCTTGCTTATTAACACTTGTGGCAAACAACTTCCTTCTGATTTCATTTGTGCTTAA